CTTGCGCGCCTCGCCGAACAACCGGTCCGCGAGGGCGAACTCGCCGCCTTCCACGCCGCGGCTCAACGCCTCGCAGCCGAGGACGGCGCCGTCGGCCAGGCCGAAGATCGACTGGAAGCTGGTGCGTACGGCCCGAGTCTCGATCACGTGGTCCAGGGTCATCTCGTCCCTCGCTTGAACATCGGGGATCCCCCGCGGCTGTCCTGGTGCCGACCGCAGGTCGCCGTAGATGCAGAAAGGACGCCCGTGGAGACTGCAACGTCACATCCGCGAATCTGCTACCGGACTACGTAGGAGGCGGGGCGATCTACCCGAAGAAAGCGGAGGGGCACCCGACCGTCGGATGCCCCTCCTCGTCTGCTTCGATCCGGCGATTCACGCACCGGGATCGGTGTCCTCGCGCTTCTTGGACCCCGTCGTAACGTCGACCAGGTGCATCACCTCGCGCGCGCGGCGCAGTGCGGCCTGGGTGGCCTGCCACAGTGCCCCCGCCCGCGTCGCGTCGTTGCCGGCCTCGGCCGGCTTGGGACGCTCAGCCGTTGGGGCGCGCCGCGGCGCGGGGGCGGCGCTCGGTTCCAGCACGGCCGTTCCCAGCGCGGCGCCGACGAACTCGCCGGACATGAGCCACTTGCGAAGCGTGTCATCGTCCACCTCTTCCCAGCGGTCGGGAATGGGGTGAAGGCGCCGGCGCTCGCCGTCGGATTCGAAGCTGAGCCAGCCGCCGGCGTACCGGGCCCGCACCTCGGCCTTGGAGCGCGGCCGCGTGTCCCACACCTGCCAGCGGCTGCCCGCCGCATCCATGAATTCCCTGTGAGCCATTCCAGCAGCCGATCCTGTGGGAGAAATCATTGAAACGCGCGGGCACCCGCCCTGGCGCGGAATCGTTCTCTGTAGCGCAATCGAGGAAACCACCCGGCAGGACGTACGCAACGCCCCGCCGGTCACATCGCGCCTCCGAACGCCGGTACGCGGATGCGGGGTGATGACACGCCGAAGTGCTACGAACCTTGCAGCGTCTCGCCGCGTCCGCGGAGCGCAGTTACCTTCGTGGGCGGAGTCCGCCTGGTTACCTCTTCTTGAAGATGTAAAGATGAGAGCACGAATCCTAGCCCTTGCGCTGGCGATCAGCGCGTTGTTCTCGACGCCCGCGTACGCGTGGGACGAGCTGGGCCACCGGGTGGTGGCGCAGATCGCGTGGGAGAACATGACGCCCGCCGCGCGCGCCCGGGCCATCCAGATCCTGCGCGCCGCGCCGCCGCGGTCCGGCATCGCCGCGCTGCGGCCCACCATGGGCACCGAGGCCGAGCGCGACCGGGAGTGGTTCACCTGGGCCTCCGTGTGGCCGGACCTGATCCGCGACCGCGACCATCCGGGCTTCGTCTACGCGCATTCCGAATGGCACTACGTGAACCTCTTCTGGGAAGTGGGGCCCAACGGCCAGCCGCGCGACCGCCCCGACATCCCCCGGGCGGGGCTGCTGATCGAGCAGGTGCAGCGCATTTCGGGAACGCTGGGGAGCGCGGCCGTGCCGGACTCGTCCAAGGCGGTGGACCTGGCCTGGGCGCTCCACCTGGTGGGCGACGGGCACCAGCCGATGCACAACAACGCGCGCATCACGCCCCAGGACCCCGAGGGCGACCGCGGCGCCAATGCATTCCGGCTGGCGGGGCCGTATCCGTACAGCAACCTGCACGCGTACTGGGATGGATTGGTGGGTCTCGCCCTGCCGTGGCGGTCCACGGACCGGACCGAGGCGGAGTACGTGACGAGCATTACCGAGCGGATCACCGGGCGGCATCCCCTCGGCCCGCTGCGGAGCCGCCTGCTCCCGGGCCAGTTCGAGGCGTGGTCGCGCGAGGGGTTCCAGGTCGCCAAGACCGCGTACCCGTCGTGGCTGGTGCGCGACCAGCGCCCGCCGGCGCGCTATAAGCCGTTCGCCTGGCAGAAGGCCGAGCCGCGCATCGCCATCGCGGGCTATCGCCTGGCTGAGTACCTGAATCGAAGACTGGGCTCCTGATCCACGGTTCCTGAAG
The sequence above is a segment of the Longimicrobium sp. genome. Coding sequences within it:
- a CDS encoding S1/P1 nuclease; this encodes MRARILALALAISALFSTPAYAWDELGHRVVAQIAWENMTPAARARAIQILRAAPPRSGIAALRPTMGTEAERDREWFTWASVWPDLIRDRDHPGFVYAHSEWHYVNLFWEVGPNGQPRDRPDIPRAGLLIEQVQRISGTLGSAAVPDSSKAVDLAWALHLVGDGHQPMHNNARITPQDPEGDRGANAFRLAGPYPYSNLHAYWDGLVGLALPWRSTDRTEAEYVTSITERITGRHPLGPLRSRLLPGQFEAWSREGFQVAKTAYPSWLVRDQRPPARYKPFAWQKAEPRIAIAGYRLAEYLNRRLGS